One genomic region from Halococcus qingdaonensis encodes:
- a CDS encoding APC family permease, with protein sequence MGTAGRLSRNLSWIHSVAVIVGTMVGAGIFVVTGTAAELMGPAVPLGFLAGLPVVFSTALVYAVFMSGPLGEHPGGAYMHISRTWNSTLAGYVFIWLKVVAFIGAQAVFAIGFGNAIRYWPVFRFLPAEWWAIAFLTVLFVLHLVGVDVFGRAQAILTGLLVAVLLLLGLPGLFQIDPGNFSPLFPGQLYADGLVEPFVAGTSALFFSYIGFESLAQTAGETENPRKTLPRVFAGSVLFIGLLYLLVSVVVLGILPWEQVAGSETPLTDAAATYFPVGTAGIVAVGSLLAYATTANAGYMSPSRILYALGRDRLLPDALTHVNDRFGTPDVGLTLTWGIAVAFVLTSTFSYALSISLAALLFMYIAHALSLVALPHVNPTLYERSGLRFGPVTVAVIGLFSAGSMLVFLSQTISLADLGPAIQQLLAGNVGEALLSSSLLLLGIWLAVGLLVYAGYRLSIDDEFPARLPFAFLEE encoded by the coding sequence ATGGGTACAGCAGGACGTCTCAGTCGGAACCTCTCGTGGATACACAGCGTCGCGGTCATCGTCGGGACGATGGTCGGTGCGGGGATCTTCGTCGTCACGGGGACGGCGGCGGAGCTCATGGGTCCGGCCGTCCCGCTCGGCTTCCTCGCCGGACTGCCGGTCGTGTTCTCGACCGCGCTCGTCTACGCGGTCTTCATGAGCGGTCCGCTCGGCGAGCATCCCGGCGGGGCGTACATGCACATCTCGCGGACGTGGAACTCGACGCTCGCGGGCTACGTCTTCATCTGGCTGAAAGTCGTCGCCTTCATCGGCGCGCAGGCGGTCTTCGCGATCGGCTTCGGCAACGCGATCCGCTACTGGCCCGTCTTCCGATTTCTCCCCGCCGAGTGGTGGGCGATCGCCTTTCTTACCGTCCTGTTCGTCCTCCACCTCGTCGGCGTCGACGTCTTCGGCCGGGCACAGGCGATTCTGACCGGTCTCCTCGTCGCCGTCCTCCTGCTGCTCGGCCTCCCCGGCCTGTTCCAGATCGATCCGGGAAACTTCTCGCCGCTGTTTCCCGGCCAGTTGTACGCCGACGGGCTCGTCGAACCGTTCGTCGCCGGGACGAGCGCGCTCTTCTTCTCGTACATCGGTTTCGAATCGCTCGCCCAGACTGCCGGCGAGACCGAAAACCCCCGGAAGACGCTGCCGCGCGTGTTCGCCGGCAGTGTGCTCTTCATCGGACTGCTCTACTTGCTCGTGAGCGTCGTCGTCCTCGGCATCCTGCCGTGGGAGCAGGTCGCGGGAAGCGAGACGCCGCTCACCGACGCCGCAGCGACGTACTTCCCGGTCGGGACGGCCGGCATCGTCGCCGTCGGGAGCCTGCTCGCGTACGCGACGACCGCCAACGCCGGCTATATGTCCCCGAGCCGGATTCTCTACGCGCTCGGTCGGGATCGACTGCTGCCCGACGCGCTCACGCACGTCAACGACCGGTTCGGTACGCCCGACGTCGGTCTCACGCTCACGTGGGGAATCGCCGTCGCGTTCGTCCTCACCTCGACGTTCTCGTACGCGCTGAGCATCTCGCTGGCCGCGCTCCTGTTCATGTACATCGCGCACGCGCTCTCGCTCGTCGCTCTGCCGCACGTCAACCCGACACTGTACGAGCGCAGCGGGTTGCGATTCGGACCGGTGACGGTCGCGGTCATCGGGCTGTTCAGCGCCGGCTCGATGCTCGTCTTCCTCTCACAGACGATCTCGCTGGCGGATCTCGGCCCGGCCATCCAGCAGTTGCTCGCCGGCAATGTCGGTGAGGCACTCCTCTCCAGCAGCCTTCTTCTACTGGGGATCTGGCTCGCCGTCGGCCTCCTAGTCTACGCGGGCTACCGGCTCTCGATCGACGACGAGTTCCCCGCGCGGCTACCGTTCGCCTTCCTCGAAGAGTAG